Proteins encoded by one window of Candidatus Obscuribacterales bacterium:
- a CDS encoding S-methyl-5'-thioadenosine phosphorylase has translation MTLQPNHSTQEATMVRAAIGIIGGSGLYQMDALTNLQEIHIETPFGAPSDAIRVGTLDQTPVAFLARHGRHHHLLPSELPFRANIYAMKQLGVEYLISASAVGSLQADMKPLDMVLPDQFIDRTKNRASTFFGDGIVAHVAFADPICPKLSQVLAEAIASLQLDHVTLHQGGTYVCMEGPAFSTKAESNLYRSWGASVIGMTNLPEAKLAREAEIAYATLALVTDYDCWHPDHDSVTVDMVIGNLTKNAQNAQRVIQETVRRLAHHPPGSEAHSALKYAILTPLDHAPESAKQRLGLLLDKYL, from the coding sequence GCAGCGATCGGCATTATTGGCGGTAGCGGGCTCTATCAAATGGACGCCCTCACCAATCTCCAAGAGATCCACATAGAAACTCCCTTTGGAGCCCCTTCCGACGCGATCCGAGTTGGCACCCTCGACCAGACCCCTGTGGCCTTCCTAGCCCGCCATGGCCGCCACCATCACCTACTGCCCTCAGAACTGCCGTTTCGCGCCAATATCTACGCCATGAAACAGCTGGGGGTCGAGTACCTAATCTCGGCATCAGCAGTGGGCTCTTTGCAAGCCGATATGAAACCCCTGGATATGGTGCTCCCAGATCAATTCATCGATCGCACCAAAAATCGAGCATCCACCTTTTTTGGCGATGGTATTGTGGCCCATGTGGCCTTTGCCGACCCCATTTGCCCGAAGCTTTCCCAGGTGTTGGCAGAAGCGATCGCCAGTCTGCAGCTTGATCACGTCACCCTCCATCAAGGCGGCACCTATGTCTGCATGGAAGGCCCCGCCTTTTCCACCAAGGCAGAATCCAATCTCTATCGCAGTTGGGGCGCGTCGGTGATTGGCATGACCAACCTACCAGAAGCCAAGCTGGCCCGCGAGGCCGAGATTGCCTACGCCACCCTGGCCTTGGTCACCGACTACGACTGCTGGCATCCCGACCACGACAGCGTCACCGTGGATATGGTGATCGGTAATTTAACCAAAAATGCCCAGAATGCCCAGCGGGTGATTCAAGAAACCGTGCGGCGGTTAGCGCACCATCCCCCCGGATCAGAGGCTCACTCCGCCTTAAAGTACGCCATTCTCACGCCCTTAGACCATGCTCCAGAATCCGCCAAGCAACGCCTAGGGCTGCTGCTGGACAAGTATTTGTAG